One window of Pelobates fuscus isolate aPelFus1 chromosome 9, aPelFus1.pri, whole genome shotgun sequence genomic DNA carries:
- the LOC134573344 gene encoding CCN family member 1-like — translation MCGSMLSTHLLLAALLALGSGKLMESACPTTCICPKEVPLCRPGTSLVTDVCGCCKVCARQYNQDCDWNNPCDHIKGLNCDFGADPSSTKGICRAKSEGRPCEFFGEIHQNGENFQPNCKHQCTCMDGVVGCMPLCPQEMALPSIDCTNPRLAKVPGQCCEEWICDSNHISEDSSDTTGDVDDPLRSSEEIEEQTDVEPVSSNELISLVRNGFKVEMGLAPHPQPGKLRCAIQTTEWSQCSKSCGIGMSTRVTNDNPHCKLMKETRLCQIRPCKDPFPSKPKNGKKCTRTKKAKQAVHFTYAGCTSVRRYKPHYCGSCTDGRCCIPSKTRTMRVRFRCEDGDTFQKSMMWVEKCRCHQNCPYHSELSYPHYRLHNDIHKFTD, via the exons ATGTGTGGCTCTATGCTCTCTACCCACCTGCTGCTGGCTGCCCTCCTAGCCCTGGGCTCTGGGAAGTTG ATGGAGTCTGCTTGCCCAACAACCTGTATCTGTCCAAAAGAGGTTCCATTGTGCCGACCTGGCACCAGCCTAGTGACCGACGTGTGCGGCTGCTGTAAAGTTTGTGCCAGACAATACAACCAGGATTGTGATTGGAATAACCCATGTGACCATATCAAAGGCTTAAACTGTGACTTTGGAGCAGATCCTTCGTCTACCAAGGGCATCTGTCGAG CAAAATCAGAGGGCCGACCATGTGAATTCTTTGGGGAGATCCACCAGAATGGGGAGAACTTTCAACCCAACTGCAAACACCAGTGTACCTGCATGGACGGGGTAGTCGGCTGCATGCCCCTCTGCCCACAAGAAATGGCACTACCTAGCATTGACTGCACCAACCCCAGGTTGGCCAAGGTGCCAGGACAATGTTGCGAAGAATGGATCTGTGACAGCAACCACATATCGGAAGACTCTAGCGATACCACTGGAGACGTAGATGACCCTTTAAGGTCATCTGAAGAGATTGAAGAACAGACAGACGTGGAGCCTGTGTCTAGCAACGAGCTGATAAGTTTGGTTCGAAATGGATTCAAGGTGGAGATGG GTCTCGCCCCACATCCACAACCAGGAAAATTACGGTGTGCCATTCAGACTACAGAATGGTCCCAGTGCTCAAAATCATGTGGTATTGGCATGTCTACCAGGGTCACCAATGATAACCCTCACTGCAAGCTAATGAAGGAGACCCGACTGTGCCAGATCCGCCCCTGCAAAGACCCCTTCCCCAGCAAACCCAAG aatGGGAAGAAATGCACCAGGACCAAGAAGGCCAAACAAGCTGTTCACTTCACGTACGCAGGCTGCACCAGCGTACGGCGGTACAAACCGCACTACTGTGGCTCTTGTACCGATGGACGGTGTTGCATCCCCTCCAAGACACGGACAATGCGTGTCCGCTTCCGCTGTGAGGATGGAGACACTTTCCAGAAGAGTATGATGTGGGTGGAAAAGTGCAGATGTCACCAAAACTGCCCTTATCACAGCGAGTTGTCTTACCCTCACTATCGATTACACAATGACATTCACAAGTTCACAGACTGA